GCCGCGAGGGCCTTCTCGACGATCGCATCCACGTCCTCGCGGGAGTCCTGCGCGAACGACACCGACACCTGGCAGACCGCGTTCGGATCGGCGATGGGCTTGTCGGTGAAGGTCGCGAAGAACTCGGTCTTCAGCACCATGAAGTAGATGTCGTCGCTCCACACGACGCACGCGGCGTTCTCGTCGGTGAAGAGCGGATTGATCTCGCAGCCGATGGCCGTGTAGAAGGCCTTGCTGCGCTCGAGGTCGGACGTGGGCAGGTTGACGAACACCTTGGTCATGATGACTCCTCTGTCGGTCGTGACGTGTCTGTTCTGGATGTGTCTGTTCTGGTCGGCGGATGCTGATCGGCGGGTGCCGGCCTCATGAACACGGCTTTTAAAAGCAAGCACGCTTGTCAATAGCAAGTGATATGACGGCATGAGTTCTGCGGAAGGCGGCAGTCGGATGCCGGGATCGATCAGGGCGCGGCAGTCGAGCGCCGCAGCCCCACCAGTGCGAGAGCGCCGGCGCCGAGCGTGAGCGCGGCCACCGCCCCGATGCTGATTCCCGGAACGGATCCCGTCGCCACGGCTCCCGCGACCAGAGGGCCTCCGGCATCCCCGAGCTCGCGCCCGAGCTCCGCGCTCCCCATCGTCCGGCCCCATGCGATCAGCCGGTGTCGATGCGGCGAGGTGGGCGAACGCGACGGGTGTCGCGACACCGACGCCCGCGCCGACCAGGACCGCCGCCGCCACGAGCACCGCGGGGTGCGCGGAGGCCGCGACCGCACCGAGCCCTGCCGCGATCAGCGCGAGACCACCGCCTGCGCCCAAGGGCACCGAGATCCGACCGCGGTCGTGCGCGGCGCCGACCACGGGCTGGACGACGCTCGACGCGACGGCGAGCACCGTGACGATCGCCATGCTGCCCACCGTGCCGAGGCCGGACAGTCGCCCGAGCAGCGGCAGGAATCCCACCGCCACGGCAAGAGCGCCGGTCGTGGCGGCCAGGACGAGCGTCGGCACGAGGAACCCCGGCGCCGAGAGCTCCCTGGCCAGGTCGGCCACCGTCACCCGTGTGCGCGGGAGCACGGGAACAGCGGTAACGGCGACCGCGACCCACGCGGCCGCGACGACCCCGAGCGCCGCGAGCGACCAGAACAGCGCCGGCATCCCTCCCCACACCACGAGCAGGGCCCCGAGCAGGGGGCCGAGAGCGTAGCCGAGGCTCTTCCACGAGCCGTAGCGACCGAAGTACGTCCCGCGCGTCGAGTCGTCGGCGAGGCGGGCGACGGCCGCGCTGGATGCGGGCGAGAACGCGGATGCCGCGGCACCCTGCCCGAATCGAGCGATCACGAGCGCCGCCATGCCGGAACCCGCCGCACCAACGACCGAGAACGCCGCGAAGGCCAACAGGCCTCCGATGATGACGGGTCGCACGCCGATGCGGTCGCTGAGCGCGCCGAAAAGCGGCTTCAAAAGCACCTCGGCGAGATCGTAGAGCGCGAGCGTGAGACCGAAGACCCACAGCGTCCACCCGATGTCCTCGGTCTCGGCGCCCAGCGCCGCCGCGATGCCGTGCGCACCGAAGGCCGTGGTGAAGCCGGCGAGATACAGCGGGGCGAGGCGCGGGGCTCCGGTGGGAGTCCGGGCGGGGGCGGGATCCGAGGTTGGGGTCACGCTCGATTCTCTCAGCCGACGGGGATGGTGCGCGGGGTGGTTTCAGGGGGCGGGTGGTTTCGGGGCGGCGGGTGTTTTCGGGGGCGGCGGGTGTTTTCGGGGGCGGGTGGCTTCGGGGGCGGCAGGTGGCTTCGGGGGGCGGGTGGTTTCTGGGCGGGTTGGTAGCCGGTTCACCGCTTCCCGCACCCGGCTGTCACCTCCTGCGGAGCACTGGCCCACATTCGAACATAGTTTCTAAACTTGAGCCATGACGAACCCACATCTCGCCCCGCTCCGTGAGGCCATGGCCTCCCTTGAGCGCGCGTGGGGCGATGCGGAGTCGGCCGCCCACTTGACGCGTCCTCAACTCCTCGAGGTCAACGCAGCCGTAGGAGTCCTGCGCCGCCGCCTCGACGGCGTCCACGCTGAGGTCGCCGCTGGCATCGCCCACGAGTCCCGGCCCGAGCTCGGCGCCGGCAGCCTCGCGAAAGAGCAGGGGTTCCGCAGCCCCGCGGTGATGATCGCCGCGACCACGGGCGCATCGACCGGAGACGCCGCCCGGCTGGTCACGGTGGGCGAAGCCACGGCGCCGCGCGCGAACCTGCTCGGCGAGCCGCTCCCGGCGAAGTACCCGTTCGTGCAGGCCGCGCTCTCTCAGGGTTCTCTGGGCGCGGCCGCGGCGGCGCACATCGTCGCACTGCTCGACCGCACGCGCCTGCGCGCCCCAGCAGACCGCATCGCTCAGGCGGAACGGCTCCTCGTCGAGCGCGCGGAGGGGCTGTCGCTCGACGAAGTGCGCAAGCTCATCGCACGCGCCGAGGGCTGGCTCGTTCCCGAGGCGGTCGCGGCGCGCGAAGAAGACTCCCGCAGCCGCCGCTCGTTGACGATGTTCGAACGAGACGGTTCGTTCCACCTGAATCTGCAGACCGACGCCGCGTCAGGCGCACCCATCCGCGCGGCGATCCAGTCGTTCGTGACCGCGAGCTTCCAGGCTCGAGCAGGTGCGCCCGACCGTGATGCTCCGGATGCCGACCACCGCACGGTCGCGATGATCCAGGCCGACGCTCTCGCGAACATCTGCGAGCACGCCATCGGGTGCGACAACGGTGGGCTGCCCGCGACCGGTGCGACCGTGGTCGTGCGCGTGTCTCTCGACGACCTCGACAAGGGCACCGGCCTGGCGGAGATCGACGGCGTCGACACTCCCGTCAGCGTCGCGACCTGCCGCCGGATGGCCGCGGGAGGCGCAGTGATTCCGGCGGTGCTCGGGTCCGAGAGCGAGATCCTCGATTGGGGGCGCGAGAAGCGCCTCTTCACCCGGGCACAGCGGCTCGCGCTCGTCGAACGCGACGGCGGATGCGCGATGTGCGGCCTCCCGCCGCAGATGACGAAGGCGCATCACCTGCGGTGGTGGCTTCGAGATTCGGGGCCGACCGATCTCACGAACGGCGTGCTGCTGTGCGAGAGCTGTCACCATCGAATCCATGACAACGGCTGGGAGATCCGGATCGACGGAACGGGCACGCGCGGTCGGGTGTGGTTCATCCCGCCGCCGGCGGTCGACCCCACCCGGACACCTCGGCTCGGCGGCCGGGCGCGCTACGACATCGCGGCCTGAGGGGGCCGTTCGAGCGCATCCGGTTCGGCGTCTGGTCGGGGGCCCGATCCCCGCCACCGCCGCGCCGTCGGCGTCCCACACCACCGCCGCACCGCGACCCGCACGGCTGCCGTACCATGCGACCGTCGTGCCGCGCGGGTCGCGACATCCATCCGCCGTGAGGGGGATGCTGCGGCGTCCCGCTCCGCCGTACCGTGGAGGGATGCCCTTCACCCGCACCCCCACCGAGCGCGAGCTGCGCGGAGACGTGGTGCTCGCCGCCGTCCTGTTCGTCGGCGCGGTGCTGAGCGCCGCCCTGTCGTCCATCGCCGAGGTGTACGGCGACGAAGCGCAGGAGCTGTGGACCGCCCTCGTCTACGCCGTGGTCGTCTCGGCACCGCTCGCCGTGCGCCGCCGCCTGCCCGGCGTGGTCGCGGTCGTCGTCGCGCTCGCATACTTCACCGCGGTGACGCTGCGGATCCCCGAGATCTACGTGGGCAACATCGCGATGTTCGTCGCCCTGTACACGGTGGGCGCATGGATGAACGACCGGCGCAAAGCGCTCATCGTGCGGGTCTCGATCATCGTCGGCATGTTCGTCTGGCTGATCATCACGATGTACCGCGACGCGATCACCGAGGCCGACAAGGCCGATATCGCGGCGGGCCTCTTCTCGCCCTATGTGGCGCTCATGCTCATCCAGCTCCTGCTCAACGCGCTCTATTTCGGCGGCGCCTACTACTTCGGCGAGCGCTCATGGCTGGCCGCGTCGCAGCGCGCCGTGCTCGAGGAGCGCACGGCCGAGCTGGAGCGCGAGCGCGAGGTGACGGCCGCCCAGGCCGTCGCGCTCGACAGGGTGCGCATCGCACGCGAACTGCACGACGTCGTCGCGCATCACGTGTCGGTCATGGGCGTGCAGGCGGGTGCCGCACGGCTCGTGCTCGACAGCGACCCCGCGCAGTCCGCGCAGATCCTGTCCGGCATCGAGGCGTCGGCGCGCGACGCGATCAGCGAGCTGCGCCAGCTGCTCGAGACGCTGCGCACGCCCGGCGGGGAGACGACCGATGCCGCGTCCACCGTGACGCTCGACGACATCCGCGAGCTGGCCGAGGCGTCCGATGAGGCGGGTCTGCCGACGGATTACACGGTGGTCGGCGAACCGGTGCCGGTGCCGTCGCTCGTGGCCGTGAACCTGTACCGCATCGCCCAGGAGTCGCTGACCAATGCCCGCCGTCACGCCGGCGCAGGCGCCACGGCCGACGTGCGGGTGCGGTACGACGACGACGGCGTCGAGGTCGAGATCGTCAACACCGGGCGCACCGTGTCGCAGCTGCGACCGGGCCTCGGCCAGCTGGGGATGCGGGAGAGGGCTGCGGCGTCCGGCGGCACGCTCGAGGTGACGCCGCGGAGCGGCGGCGGACTCCGCGTGCGGGCACGCGTCCCGCTGTCGGCCACCGCGCCGTCCCGTGCCTCGGCGGGGGTCGCGTCGTGATCCGCGTGCTCCTCGTCGACGACCACGCGATGCTCCGCGCGGGGTTCCGGACGATTCTCGACAGCCAGCCCGACATCACCGTGGTCGGCGAGGCCGCGACCGGTGCGGATGCCGTGGCACAGGCATCCGCCCTGCGCCCCGACGTCATCACGATGGACGTGCAGATGCCCGACATGGACGGCATCGAGGCGACGCGGCGCATCGTCGCCGACCCCGCCGTCGGCGCGGCGATCGCGATCGTGACGACCTTCGATCGAGATGACTACCTTTACCAGGCGCTCGAGGCGGGGGCGAGCGGGTTCCTGTTGAAGAACGCCGGACCCGAAGACCTCATCGCGGCCGTACGAGCTCTCGCCGCCGGCGACGGGATGCTGTCGCCCGAGGTCACCCGCCGCGTGCTCGCGCGGTTCGCGGCGCCCGGAGGTCAGGGCGCGGCGGCACCGGGAGCAAACGACACGGTGCGACCCGGAACACAGGGCGCGACGACACCCGGAGCCGCCCGGGATCCCCGAGCACAGCTCACGACGACACCCGGAGTGCACCGGGATTCCGGGACACAGGGCACACCCGTTCGCGCGCAGACCGCGGTGCTCGCCGAACCGCTCACCGACCGCGAGGCCGAGGTGCTGACCCTGCTGGCCGATGCGCGGAGCAACGCCGAGATCGCCGCGGCCCTCTTCATCGGCGAGGCGACGGTCAAGACGCACGTGTCGCGGATCCTCCAGAAGCTCGGCGCGCGCGACCGCGTTCACGCGGTGGTTCTCGCGCACAGGATGGGCCTGACCTGACCTCCCCCGGCCAGACGTGCCCGTGCCCCGGGCTGACGTGACCTGCGCTGTCCGGCAGGACCGGACCCTGACCTCCCCTCCCCCCGGCCAGAGGTGCCCGTGCCCCGGGCTGACCTGACCTGTGCTGTCCGGCCGGACCTGACCCTGCCCTCCCCTCCCCCCGGCCAGAGGTGCCCGTGCCCCGGGCTGACCTGACCTGTGC
This Microbacterium sp. XT11 DNA region includes the following protein-coding sequences:
- a CDS encoding VOC family protein, translated to MTKVFVNLPTSDLERSKAFYTAIGCEINPLFTDENAACVVWSDDIYFMVLKTEFFATFTDKPIADPNAVCQVSVSFAQDSREDVDAIVEKALAAGGTEPKPAQDYGFMYSRDIDDPDGNSLGFLYMTPEVVENGPEHVAEAH
- a CDS encoding HNH endonuclease signature motif containing protein; this translates as MTNPHLAPLREAMASLERAWGDAESAAHLTRPQLLEVNAAVGVLRRRLDGVHAEVAAGIAHESRPELGAGSLAKEQGFRSPAVMIAATTGASTGDAARLVTVGEATAPRANLLGEPLPAKYPFVQAALSQGSLGAAAAAHIVALLDRTRLRAPADRIAQAERLLVERAEGLSLDEVRKLIARAEGWLVPEAVAAREEDSRSRRSLTMFERDGSFHLNLQTDAASGAPIRAAIQSFVTASFQARAGAPDRDAPDADHRTVAMIQADALANICEHAIGCDNGGLPATGATVVVRVSLDDLDKGTGLAEIDGVDTPVSVATCRRMAAGGAVIPAVLGSESEILDWGREKRLFTRAQRLALVERDGGCAMCGLPPQMTKAHHLRWWLRDSGPTDLTNGVLLCESCHHRIHDNGWEIRIDGTGTRGRVWFIPPPAVDPTRTPRLGGRARYDIAA
- a CDS encoding sensor histidine kinase, with amino-acid sequence MPFTRTPTERELRGDVVLAAVLFVGAVLSAALSSIAEVYGDEAQELWTALVYAVVVSAPLAVRRRLPGVVAVVVALAYFTAVTLRIPEIYVGNIAMFVALYTVGAWMNDRRKALIVRVSIIVGMFVWLIITMYRDAITEADKADIAAGLFSPYVALMLIQLLLNALYFGGAYYFGERSWLAASQRAVLEERTAELEREREVTAAQAVALDRVRIARELHDVVAHHVSVMGVQAGAARLVLDSDPAQSAQILSGIEASARDAISELRQLLETLRTPGGETTDAASTVTLDDIRELAEASDEAGLPTDYTVVGEPVPVPSLVAVNLYRIAQESLTNARRHAGAGATADVRVRYDDDGVEVEIVNTGRTVSQLRPGLGQLGMRERAAASGGTLEVTPRSGGGLRVRARVPLSATAPSRASAGVAS
- a CDS encoding response regulator transcription factor, whose amino-acid sequence is MLRAGFRTILDSQPDITVVGEAATGADAVAQASALRPDVITMDVQMPDMDGIEATRRIVADPAVGAAIAIVTTFDRDDYLYQALEAGASGFLLKNAGPEDLIAAVRALAAGDGMLSPEVTRRVLARFAAPGGQGAAAPGANDTVRPGTQGATTPGAARDPRAQLTTTPGVHRDSGTQGTPVRAQTAVLAEPLTDREAEVLTLLADARSNAEIAAALFIGEATVKTHVSRILQKLGARDRVHAVVLAHRMGLT